A window of Melopsittacus undulatus isolate bMelUnd1 chromosome 10, bMelUnd1.mat.Z, whole genome shotgun sequence genomic DNA:
AAAAGTGTTGCCGGGAAGACCTGGAAGCCTCCTACTGCCCTGAGCCAAACCAGCAGTGTGGTGTTGGAGAGGGATCAGCTGCTCTGACTGAAGACTCTCATCCTGCACCTACAgcatctgctttctcttctgccaTGGACTTAGTCCCTGGAGGATACTGAAAactgcaccagctccatcaAACCCAAAGAGTGTTTTCTTATCAAATCTTTCTCTCTGTTGTCTCGGAGCACCTTAATAATCCCCATGGTGGTGTTGGGCTTTATCACCAATGACATTTTCCTATTGAGCCAATTACAACAACTTGCTTCCCTTACCCACGAGTGAGATATacccaaaccaacccaccaACATCAACCAAGGAGCATCTTTTGTATGACATTGTATATAATGCTCCTCTTTGTGagcaaggaaaggaggaggTGAGGTGGGTGTGCAGGGCCCTTTGGTCCAGGAAGGGCTGGATACACACCAAATCCTGGCTTGCTTTCAGGATCAAAGGAATGGATGACTCTACCCATATGAATGGATACTTGTTGTTTCCATCACAGAACTCTCCACTTTGGCACAATTTAACACATTATCATGGAAAAAATGTGAAGGGCTTCAACaacctgtttgttttctaaGGTATAAATTGAATTGGGAAAAGGGAGGATGTTCAGTTAGAGGCTcagctgctctttttcttcagaaaacaataaaccaaGTCATACAGATGGCTGGCTATTACTTTACCTAATTCACCTTGTGTAGCCCTCCAGGGACCTGCTAGAGGTTACTTGTTAGACCTGATCTCCCTAACACAAGAGTCCAACTTGCCAACCTCCAAACCCTGCAGACATCCCTTTGCAGCACCAAAGGAGGTCTCTGAGGGATGCAGAGCTTATCCCAAACTGTTCTCTAGAATACACAGGCCATCTTTAGACATCCAGCTCTTTGCTACAATCCTACTGAGGCAACTGGGGCAGCCCCAGGTCTCTCTTTGGTCTACCTCAGCTTTGCAATTTATTCCAAGGTCTTTTATGTCGTGGCTATTTCTGTTTATGCTGTTCAATGTCTCCATGCTTTCTTTTCTAAGCGTGGAGCTTCTGGTGCCGAACCCCAAGAAGAACCATCTCTGCTGGGATAAAAGGACTCTGGTGGCATTGGCAGGAGAGACTGAGGGGTAACAGCCTCATATGCAAAGGGACATGCAGCATGAGGAATAGTCTGGAGCAACACTGTCCTCTGGGAAGTGCATGGTTCCCCCCATCTTCTCTTGGAGAAGAGCTCCAGGGGAAAAGTCCCACAATGATGGGTTTAGCAGATGCCATCAAGCAAAGCTTCTGAAGACATCCTGGAGCAGTCATCCAGGTTTCCCTCTTtatggaggagaaggaaaaagaaactccTCTGTTCTCTTCCCTGGGTGAATGGAGGAATTGGCGACAAGCCTTGAAGATCTCAGCAGAAAGTGCCTAAAACCTCAGGTTTCTGAGCATTACTCATAAATGGGATTCCCAACCTTGCGCTCTTCACTGGGGCctgaattaaaaccagaagCTTGGCCTCCCCCAAAACTGGCCTTAAATGTGGGAGAAAGAGCTGGTGTTGCTTCATCTCAGGACATGCAGGTGAGGAGGCTCCCAATGCCTTTGAGCTTGACAAGAACATGAACTGTTTCTGACAAACAATATGGGTAAAATTAATGAACCTTCACAAAAGAATTTGTTGCTGGCTGCATTTAAGGTTTCATCTATTCCATGTTACCTGTTTTAATGCATATGGATGTAAACCATATTCTTTAGATGCATGATATCCTATGTCTTCAAGGATAATACTTGGGGAGGCTTGTTTTTCAATGCAAATAAGTGGTGGTGCTAATCTGCCCACATTATACATTATATACACCATAAACCAGAATGAATTAATTACACTGATGAGGTTTGCCTCAAGGTGTGCATGTGAATGATCCTGCCCTCTCAGTGCCCAGGTTTGGTCTGCCCAGTGTTCCCGCAGATGTAAAGCTCTAAGACTCACGTTGGAGCTGTATGGTGAGTTTTCCTGATTTCTTCATCCAGTTAAACCAGTTTTGAGATGGATGCCCAGGGTTTggaatcatagattcatagaacggtttgggttggaaggagccctaaagatcatccagttccagtcccaTTGTCATAGGGACGGAAAACATGAAAAGTGATTGGGAAGTGAATACAAAGCTTTGGCCACATGATGGCAACCTCGTCCATGGCAGGGCATGGCCgtgtgttgctgctgtttgttcCATTCAACCCCAGGTCCAGGTTTGCTGTCAGAGCATCACAAGCTCCCCTCTCAATAGGCAGCCCCCCACTGGACACCGCGcaggtgattttggggtgatgCAGCCCTGCCAATGGCTTCCTTAGTGTATTTCCCTTGGATTCGAGGGTGACAGCAGCCTCACAGGGGGTTGGGCTGATGCTGGGTCAGGAACAGCAGCTTTTGAGGTATGGTTGCACCCATCGCTGTGATGGATCACGGGGGATCCCAGCACACAGAGCCTGACAAATACCTTAGTCTTGCTTTTGAAGCAGTGAGTGTGTGGCTGTGTCACTGAGGAAAGAGGTCCTGTGGTGGGGCTGGGTGATGCTGCAGGGAGTCAGCCCATGTCTCGAAGATGAGGAATGACAATTACAGTTTATGCACACAGAGACCTGACAGGTGGGTGTTTTGTCAGTGGTTTTCTTTATGAGAGATCAAATACATTAATTTGTAGAGATAATACTAATGTCATTATCTATGGATAGGAATTAGGAGCTTTAAGGAATCCTCTTTGGGGACCTGGTGATGGGATTTTAAACATTGCCTTGCTGGCAGGCAAACAGCCATACATACAGCTGATTCAGATCCCTTGTACAGGGCACTGATCGTGTATGCTGGGGATTTTGTCATTGCATTCCACAAAAAATCCCTGGTGTCAATGGAATTCAGGATATGGACCCAATCTTCTGTCAGTGGCTGCAGTGACCTGCCCTTGGTGGCACATTCCCCAGCACCATGCACACTGGAGAAGGAGCATCCATCTGCTTGATGGCTTGTTCACAGATGCTCAGAGCCCCACATTTCTAACATTAAATGCAGTGACTCCTGAAATAGGTAAAAACTGATTAGGCAGACTAGAAGAACCAGGATACCCACTTCTATGCTCTTCTTGCCTGGAATATGAAAGCATACTCAGACCTGTCATGCCTCACATAAACCTGTAACTGCCTGACTTTCATGCTGCTGGTGGTGTTCCAGCTCTTACAACACCTCATGTTACTTAATGAGATGCTGGCTGTCTAGCTGTTTTTCCAGTTTATACACTATGTAATGCTATGGTAGGGAGTAAAGGTAACAGCAGTTTATTTCCTcatgtgaagaaaacaaaacaaacggGAACCACTTTTCCAGTGAAAATCCCCAACCTGGAGGAAGGTCTTTGGTGGTGGGAGAAGCTTCATGATGCTCACAaggtgggagcaggatggggctgcCTTTGGCCAGGGGGCAAGGAGAAGGTTGTGTAtcccccctgcatccctgttgCTGGGTACCTATAATGTTCTTAAGTCCTCCTCCCAGGGCACCCCAGTGGTTTTAGTGCCATCCCTGTGATGGCTCCGGGCCAGGCTGGGATATTCTCATGCCTCAGCAGTCCCTTCCTGGTGTGTCAACACCTTGGGAAGGTGAGATCACAATCCCCATGTcggtttctcttttcctgttctaCTTCAGACAGAGCAGTAGGTGATGTCTTTGCAGGCACTAAGATATGTTACATCTCCTTGGTTTGTCGCAGAGGTTGTTATAGTAGAGACTTATCTCTAAGCCCTGCATTCATGCAAAACAAGAAGGCCAATGCCTCTTGTGCCCATGAAGGAAAAGGTAGAGTCAGAAGAAATGGCAAGATCCAAAGAGAAGAGTGGGAAGAAGCTGCTGAACTGAATATAAAGTGCATAAGAACAGCTTCTTTTCTCTAAAGCCATCTTCTTCCTATATATGCTCCTATAGAGTACAGACTGATTGCTGCCAACTTGGATAAGTAGTATGCAAAATAACATTCTAGAGATAGGCTCCACAAGGAATTAAGCCATGCAGTGAGGGGAAATGTAAGCAGTTACACTGATTTTTCCCTACACTGTAGATTCTGCAATAGTTCTAGGATCAGACACTAGTGGGACAACCAACCTGTTAAGAGCCATACATGTAGCAGAAGGAGAACATCTTTTTAAGGGGGTCTCAGAGGTCCCATATGAGGTTTCATGGTAAGATATAGAAATGCCTACTGTAAAAGCAAGAGGACCTACGTAGCTTATCTTCATGGACCAGCTCATGGTCTGTTCTCCCATGTTTCAAAACATTCTAGCACTAATGTAGCCTACTTTACACCTAGTATAGGAAATCCTGCCAACTCTTATGTAAGAGGGCCAGGCTATTCTTACTCATGCAGCTAGGTGTGAACCAATACCCATCCTTACTTCATTATTTAATTGAGATCACTGTGTTCCAATCAAGCAGTCTGCAGTGGTTTTCAATGCTTCCAGCATGAAAAGCAAGCTGCGATGGGGATCTGGCTGGTGGAGGGCTCTAAAGCAGCCACAGAGTGAATGCCTTGTGCTGTCTGTCTGTTCTGCATGTTCGACTTTCCTCTACATACTGTGCTGAAAGGGAAATCCAGCACCCAGGGTCATCTCACAGCGGGACAAGCAAGGAAAGGTGAGTGGACTTATGATCTGAGCGCTCTGCGATGCTTCTCTTTCCTGGTGTGAAAGAGGATCCTGACCTGAGAGCAATGGCATCAGGAAAACTTTTGCATACAAAAACTGGTGATCTTTGTGGAaaattcctgctttttcctgcttAGTTCTGGATAGTCAGTTGTGAGATGCACTTGCAATATGTGCAGTGCCCAGCATGGGCATGTTGCTCTCAgggctttttttgcttttagatgCCTCAGCACTTGCTAAATATCATCGTAGCATGGAAAGCTTGGCTTCTCTGTCAGGAACTCAGGAAAGCTCCAGTGACTGTACTATTGCATGAAACAAAGATGACCCTGAAGGTCCCTCTGAGGTGTGCTCCCCCATCTCACTGCTCCTGAGCACCACTAGTTGTGGTTACTTAGTTCAAATGGTTTAGAATCAATTAAAACTCTTCTAAAAGGAATGGAACTCCGTTCCCTATAGAAGCTAACGTGAGTCCTGAGGCCATCCTGTGGTCCATGTGTGTGCGGCTATCAGGAGGTGCCAATGCCCTCTTCAACCTTTTGCATGCTCTCTTGAATTCATCTGGATTTTACACCTTTCTGTCATAGGCAGTCGTGCTATTACTATGGTATGGTTTACCCGTTAGTGGAGGAATTAGAATGaccttattttcctttatttctacACTAGCATATGTCATCTTTAtctaaaagaaagggaaaactatACTCCAAGCTACCCTATCTCTGGAAAATGAAACTATTGATAACATCTCTTTGTTTGCGGTCTCTGCGAGATCTTACACCTTGATCACTACAACAAGCCTGTACAttatcttgtttttcctttacagggaatgtttccttattttttttctatattaaaaacCCCAGAACTGTTCAGAGTTTCTTGGAAATGCTACAGTGGGGTGTAAATTCTCTTCTGACACTCAGAAAATTGGGAGGCCAAAACAGTAATTTGGAAATTGGATGTTTGTGCAGCATATTTGATCAGTCAGCCTAGCTTTAAAATAGGTGCATTAAAAGAGAATATATCCTAAAGTATTTACATATCAACCGGGAATGGACAGGACATTAGATGAAGATTTCCAAAGGCACCACAAGGAATTGCTTGTAAGAGATCATAGAAACGTATTGGGAGAGTTCTGTGTGTCCATCTtttctgaatcatagaatccaaGCCTGGTTTGggctagaaaggaccttaaagcccattcagttccaacccctgccacgggcagggaccccttccactggagcagcttgctccaagcccctgtgtccaacctggccttgagcactgccagggatggggcagccacagcttctctgggcaccctgtgccagcgcctcagcaccctcacagagaagagcttctgcctaacaGCTCATCTAAATCTAACATATTTCAGCTTGAAgccactaccccttgtcctgccactactCCTGCAACAAATACCTGTTCTTGGCTGGAGACTTACAATCTCGTCACTCAGGAGTCACCAGGCACATTAAGCTGATGTGATGCTCTGGCAGCACCCAGGATGATGGAGCTCTCTCCCCCTTCCTTACTCTGATCCTCTACTATAGCCATTAGTGTGCAGGGAAGAGATATGAAGTATGGGGATATATGATCTGCTGATGCCTAGTTCTGTCTCAGGCTGACCACAGTGAGTATCCCCACTCAGGTTTCCCAATGGCAATATAGGGGATGTTCCTATGGGCTGTTGCACCCACTGCCTTCGAGCTTGGTGACCTTTATTAAGGTTTCACttcttgtttgatttttttttttcagctagaATTcttaaaagggaacaaaaagcCTCAGAAAGACCAGATTTAGCATTGGTGGCTCCCCAGTTTGACAACCGGTCTTTTGAGGCTTGTGGCTTTGCAATCTCAGAGGGAAGTGCACTTACAGTCACCTTCTTACCTACGCAATGTGGCTACTCAATCTAATATGaagctttgtttcagttttttgaGTGATGGTTGAAAAACCTCTATTTCCCCTCTGCATGTTGGCCTGTGTTGCTGAAAGAGAGATTAAGGGAGAGGAACAGAGGGAGATCACATCCCTAAACATGAGGATGGGAAATCAACTCCTGGTTGTATTTAACACACTGGTCATCAAAATGAAGACTTTAAAAGTATCAAACCTACATATTTGAAGATCACATTAAAAACCTGGTATTTTTTCTGGAATGGCAGCATATATTAATTTCCATGGTCTTTAGATCAGTCTGTAAATGCTGGAATAGAGCCTAAACTCTCCAAAGAGAAGCCATAATCAGTATCACACCCTTCTGTGCCCAATCCTCTGCTGCTCTAACCAATACATGGAAAGTTCTTTCTCTACCACTTTGACTTCTGATAATTTCTGATCTGCTCTGAATGGAATACAGTTTCTCTTGTCACTTCTTTGCCCTGGAGCAACAACAGAGTGAGATGGATCTCTCTAAGCAGTCAAACAGATATGGAAAGATGTAGAGATAATACTGGCACTGCTGGCAGACAGAGATTATGGGGAGGAACCACAGGCTcggggagcagctctgccattCTGAGTTTCAACTCATAACAAATACATGGATCTCATCCTTTTGGGCTTTAGGCCTGGGTAGAAATTGTCTGTGCTACTCACTGCCCAGTGAATGTAATTACACAAAGTTACTGGGCTAAATGGGATTTCTAATGAATGTATTTTGCTTAGTACCTCCTGGCTGTCATGAAGAGCCCCTTGCCCCTATCTCGTCATGTCTTGTTGCCATATCCCTTGCACAACCTTGGGCTAAATCGAAGATGCTTGcaaattctttcctttaaaaccaTGTAAAATCGGGTTTTCCACCATCTGAGAAACCAAGTGTTGTAAGTGCAAATGTTACTCACATAATTCATTTCCTTCAGGGATAGCTGCTTTGAACTAATTGTTCTAGCTCTTGCCGAGGGGCTTTACTGGCTGAATAAACAGAGAGCAGCACGCCCATTGCTTTGCTTGAGCAAAAAGCTGTTTCCTCAAGGGATACCCACTCATCCCGGAAGCCTCTTCATTGATTTTCGGGGAATCGCAGGCTCTCTATCACAAATCAGTGATTTTAGCCCTTCTCTAATCATCACCCAGTGCCTTGCAAGATGCCACTGCCTGGCTCCGTGAGTGGCATCCATCCCCACAATATGCCTTTTGAAAGCTGCCAGCTTTAACTTGCCAAGGGAGGGTCCCTGGCTGCTTCTAGGTATTCCCTAGGGCCTGTGTGAAAGCTGTAGCTGCCTAATGGGATGCACACTTCCCACATGAAATCACCCAAGGACGAACTTCAAAGTAAAGGCAGGGAGCATCCTCCCCAGCCGGGAGCTGGGTgtgcagcagccaggcagaggagcagcaggcagATCTTGCTCCACTCCCCTTGGTCTGCAAGCAGGCAGCAAGGCTCATCAAATGAATGCCTTGCTGGTAGGCAAATGCCAGGGGAAATACCCAGCAGATTGCAACCCgatgttttctctttccaggaTAGTTTCCAGAGGGATTGCACTCATCCTTCAGCCAGACTGACCAGCAAAAAGGCTCAAGCTTTTGGAGATATTTATGGCATAGCAGCAGGGAAGCTTAAAAGCTCTGAGGGTCTAAAAGCATAGCACTTGCTGTGCTAGGTGTGCAACGTGGAAAAGAGGAAACCTCTGTGGCCAGAGAAAGCTCTACCCAGCATTCAACCTGATTTGGAGACTCCATCTGAGAGAACTTCCAAGTTAATATCATTTTAGTCACTTGGGACTGTCACTGCATCCACTCCTTTCTGCTCCAAAGGTGACATTAGAGTGTGTGTTTGCTCCGAGGGCCCGATCCTTATCTGCACATCGGTGCACGTGCGCTTGGCAGAGGTGGGATCCCAGCCAAGGATTATGGGATCGCTGTCTGGATGCAAGCAGCTGTAATTCAGTGTAACGACTTCTGCAGTGCACAAGAGATCccctgcagcatcaccagcCTTCCTTGAGAAAGTTCCTGCTTTGAATCCAGGGGGAATCCAGCCTGtcctctttgttttctcagcaAGGTTGGCAATGGTGAACACGACCATCTCTTTGCTTTCATGGAACTATAATTTACATGAGCACTGGAGACAAACCCcacatttgaaaacaagaaGCTTTTGTAGCTTTTTAACCATTGTTTCCTGTTGGGGTGTGATATCATAATGCTCAAATTAATCacttatgaggagcagctgtgAATTTCCGCTGTACGAAAGCAAAGTCACTGCAGTAGGTGACTCAATTCCACGTTTGATGCTGTCCAAGCGAAGTGGGAAAAAACAGTGGGCACCTGGTATCAGTTTTATGATTGGGTTTTTCCCTATTAGAATGGGAATTTTGTGAAGACTCAATTAAAAGGAGTGTCCTCCTGTTCTGCTGTCACCCACCAGACTGAGCTGCACATGAACGCCAGCATGCTGCCATACATCCTCTTCTCTtgtttgctgctctgtgtgcaaGCACAGAACTGCAGCGTCCGTGAAATCATCCGGCATACAAAACTCCTGCTTGTAAGTTTAGCACCTTCCCTCTGTAAAAGTGCAGGCTTATGTGGTGGGTGACAATAAATACTGACTTCTCACTTGTTCTTTCAGCAGGAAAGTCCTCTGAGTTGCCCCTGTAGGGAGACAGCTGTCAATGTGAGTACATCGCTTTGGAGAACATCATGAGAATGTATTTATGTGCTGAATGCTACCAATGCTGGATCTTAACGCTTactcttttcattttcagtcatGTTCATGTCTTCCCATTGCTGAGGTAAGTATTGGTTTTAAGCTGTTGTAGGTGTTAGAGAAGTTCAGTATTAACTGAGTTGATTTTGTTCATCCTGCTCCTTATACAACTTTTGCTTCTCATTATGAGGAAGCCTTTAATGCATCAGTAGCAGCAAAACTGAGCTTGATGTATAGCAGTAGGGAGGGAAGCAGAAGTCTGCCCATCATCAGTGCAATTAACCAAGCCCAGCCAAACAGAGCCTTGCGGGCTTCACTCATAAATCAAAAGATGCAGGCTCTTGCTCTGAAAATCTCTGCAAGCCTTTGGTTTATGGTTACATGCCAAAGACTGAGTGAACCTGGGCCAGAGATGTCAGGCCTCAGATGCTTAGCTCTAGGTGTATCTAACACAATTTCACTTCTGTAAGCCTCCTCAGGTATGGTGAAACCCAGCATTGGCTGAAACTATACTTCAAAAAGTTACCATTTGAGGTTTTCTGAGAGATGTGACAGGAGCTTCTTATGGCATACATGATGATTCAGTGTTTGACAAACCCCCCAAAGTTCATGTACCAGCTTTCAATAGAAGAATAGAATATGTCACATTTGATGGTGACATGCTGCCACATTTAGGAATACACAAAATGCATTCttacctttttcttcattcaacAGCCTGGCCACGAACTGCCCTGCTTTGTGGAAGGAACCGAACACATGCTGAAACACAACATATCTTCCAACACAGTAGTCGAAAGGCTTAACCTAAGCTTTCAGATTCAACTGGACAGAAAGCTCTGTGAAGTAAGACTTTTCCTACTTTCCTATAGatctctgtctctcttttgcaaaagaaaggattttttaataatttaaatatgtgTATCTGAGTATTTGATtaatttgaaatgtgttttaaacaaCTGTTCTATGCAGGAGCCAGGTATGATAGCTGCAACATGTATGAGGTGATGGAAAGCTATTAAAATTGGCAGAGGAAGCAGGGAGATGGGTTCTGCCCCACTGTGCCATTTCCCTTCTCCAGATCCTTTTAGCATAAGAACCTTTAAACCAGAACTCTGGGAGAGGAGcttcattttatttgcttttctattcTCTCTTCTCAAATGTGTTTGTACTCTAAACAGCAATGATATATAACCAGAGAGTAGATGTGCTGGGGACTGGCAGGCACAGGATCATTCTCTTCTGGAACATTAATTCTACCGAAGCTGCAGTTCCTTCAGGGATGCTCAGGCCTGAAATAATGCTGTGACCTGCAGCATCTTCAGACTTGTGATGATGCTCAGGAAGACTCCAGGATCCCCAGATGACTTTCCTCAGGCACTGAAACACCCTTTATTTACAGTGAGCAGAACTGTTGTGTAATCCAGTGAGACAGAAGATGCTGATGATACAGTGTCGCAAGCTCCGTCTAGCTAGCTCCTTCAAACTTGCAAGTGGGAATATTGTTAGAATGGGATTGCAACACTGagcagctccattgcccttaTCCAGCTTCCACTACAGCTCTGTCTGCCTGTCTACCAGGTTGAAACAGCCTCGTTGAAATGATTTCAGTTATATCTATATGACAGCTGTCAGTGACCACAAAAAGCCACTCACTGCTCAAGGAACAGTTCTTTAGGAACTGCTTTTGACATCTCTGCTTAGCTCTGAAGAATGCctattttaactgttttatcTAAATCCTTTATATGGTTACGGAATCTTTGGTAACCCAATCTTTGTTCTTCCTCCCATCACAGAGCTTGGCACATGGGACTCAATGCCAGTACAAGATCAAAGGAAATGTGAAGGAATTTTTGACTAAAATCCTGAGGACCTATCAAGAAATCCAtatacataatttaaaaaagcttaaaaaacccCCCACAATTCTTTGATAGGGGAACAGAAAAgttatttattgtatttattgttCACCTGAACTATAGAAGGTAGAAATACCAACTGCTAAACCAATAAAACTGCTATTTACCTGAGCCCCAAAAGTATTCAGTTCTTCATTTTATATGTTTTGTACTTGGTGAAAGATTTGACCATCCTGTTTTGGTGCCAGTGGGCACCAAAATGCTTCTGCAAAGTGCTTACTCACATGGGATGCTACAGCCAAACGCAGGCTCTGACCACTCTATAGCTCTAGAAATACTCCCAGACTTGTGATTCAGAGATGCTGAGTTTTCTTTGTGCATCACATTTATTTCTGATAAGACCTATATACCATGAATAAGTCACTTCTTTCTTGCAAGGTTGCAGATTTTCCTGCCCAGAGCcacctttttctgtcttctaaaTATTCAGTAGTAGAGAAGTCATGAACTTCTTATCATGCAACAGCAGGATCATACGAGATTTAACTGCAAGCTGTTAATGGGCTTGTGCATTTGGAGTGTGTTGTGGACAATTGTTTCTTCCTTGGAATGTATTTACCTTTGAAGATCTTTCTCTAGTGCCATGAGCtcagatttggttttggtttggttttctatCACCTCTCCACTTGgctcagcagaaacagaagaggcaaaaagagtgatgtgctggaaaaaaacaccccagcATATAAGGGGAGAGGCTTATCTCAGCCACCTATTCCAGCCTCACTGGTAGTTTCTTTATCTCTTCACACAAGGAAAAATCCCAAACAGGTGAAAGAAGGTCAGATTTTATCTCTCTCCTTTGTGGCTCAAAGAGGAACAAAAGAGATGAGGCATTGTAAGAGGGGTGACCTTTGTGATGGAGGATCTTAAAAGGTCTTCACTGCCAACGTCATTTCTTTGCCACCTCTGCTGGAGTATGGATTTTTTATACCCCAAGAACAGAGGCAGGCGTAtaattccctttcttttttcagcaTGAGGTATGATACTGATGGGATGAACATGTTCCTAGGATCAAAAGCACAATGGTAATGCTTATCAACTACGTTATTATTCTAAAGGTTTCCATTAACATGGGCCTGGGGGAAAAGACAGAACTAGATTATCCAAAATGCATCTGATACGACTACATAAAACTTACGTATTATATATCAGATCAAATGCATTTCTTGATCTGTGTCTGCTTCAAATTTGATAATAACTATACAGAAGACTATTTCTGTGGTAATGCTGATACAGATGaaaccaagaaataaaacaactaTTCCTTCTTTCTCACATTTTCATATCTTCCTACACTTTCTACTCCACATTCAGCTCAGGCAGCTTTCTCCTAAAGAACCTTTCTTTTCAATtctaatgcaaagaaaaaatcatCCACATTTCTGATAAATCAGAAGAACGTTTCTGCATGCTCCTAGTCTCGAAGACAAGAAAGAGGCTCATTAGCATCCATAGAGCTATTAAATCTATGGTGTCAGATCTCAGATTCTTCGAGGTCCCAGGACTGCAGACAGCTGTTCTAACCTGTGCTTTCAGCAAGGCAGAAGAGAATTCTTTGTCTAACACTTTTACTCCCCAGACAACTTCATTAGGTTTATAAAATAGGTACAATAACTGTGAAATCATGGCACAAACAACAACACCTACAACAAAGATACATCCTAAGTTCAGCTCTGCCCCATGTAAACTGGGAAGAGTCAAATGCAGTCAAACAGCTTCCAGTCAAATCACTTCTGCAAGATGGTAATAGGAAACTCTTGCACAGGATTTGAAAACCCAACCAAACTAAACTGCAGAAGATAAATGTGCAAAATATCTACTCATCTGATGCCTTGGTTTACAGCCTGCATGAGAGAAATGATTGCTGTGTGCTTGAAGCATTCAGTGCAGAACTGTGCAACATGAAATAAGC
This region includes:
- the LOC106023424 gene encoding interleukin-9 → MNASMLPYILFSCLLLCVQAQNCSVREIIRHTKLLLQESPLSCPCRETAVNSCSCLPIAEPGHELPCFVEGTEHMLKHNISSNTVVERLNLSFQIQLDRKLCESLAHGTQCQYKIKGNVKEFLTKILRTYQEIHIHNLKKLKKPPTIL